In Planctomycetia bacterium, the following proteins share a genomic window:
- a CDS encoding acyltransferase gives MPRIIRGGLIQATLSEPGNSPIEKIKKSMIDKHVALIEQAASKGAQVVCLQELFYGPYFCCDQDTKWYSMVEKIPDGPTTKLMCDLAKRLKMVLVVPMYEEDIPGVYYNSASVINADGQYLGKYRKMHIPHVAPGFWEKFFFRPGNLGYPVFDTAVGKVGVYICYDRHFPDGARCLGLNGAEIVFNPSATVAGLSEYLWKLEQPAHAVANQYFVGAINRPGVEEPWRMGEFYGQSYFCDPRGQIVAQGSRLEDDVVVADLNLDMIREVRNTWQFFRDRRPESYGEIVRL, from the coding sequence ATGCCACGCATCATTCGAGGCGGTTTGATTCAGGCGACGCTGTCGGAACCGGGGAACTCCCCTATTGAGAAGATCAAGAAGTCGATGATCGACAAGCACGTCGCGCTCATCGAGCAGGCGGCGAGCAAGGGGGCGCAGGTCGTCTGTCTGCAGGAGCTTTTTTACGGCCCGTACTTTTGCTGCGACCAGGATACGAAGTGGTACAGCATGGTGGAGAAGATTCCCGACGGGCCGACGACGAAGCTGATGTGCGACCTGGCGAAGCGGCTGAAGATGGTGCTGGTCGTGCCGATGTACGAGGAGGATATTCCGGGGGTTTATTACAACTCTGCGTCGGTGATCAACGCGGACGGGCAGTATCTGGGCAAGTATCGCAAGATGCATATCCCGCATGTCGCGCCGGGGTTCTGGGAGAAGTTTTTCTTCCGGCCGGGGAACCTGGGGTATCCGGTGTTTGATACGGCGGTGGGCAAGGTGGGCGTCTATATCTGTTATGACCGGCACTTTCCCGATGGGGCGCGGTGTCTGGGGCTGAACGGCGCGGAGATTGTGTTCAACCCTTCGGCGACGGTAGCGGGCTTGAGCGAGTATCTGTGGAAGCTGGAGCAGCCGGCGCACGCGGTGGCGAATCAGTACTTTGTCGGGGCGATCAATCGGCCGGGGGTTGAGGAGCCGTGGCGGATGGGCGAGTTTTACGGGCAGAGCTACTTCTGCGATCCGCGCGGGCAGATCGTCGCACAGGGGAGCCGGCTGGAGGACGACGTGGTGGTGGCGGATTTGAACCTGGACATGATCCGCGAGGTGCGGAATACATGGCAATTCTTCCGCGATCGGCGACCGGAGAGCTATGGGGAGATTGTGAGGCTGTAG
- a CDS encoding nucleotidyl transferase AbiEii/AbiGii toxin family protein: MEQSDLLRFVVGVLDRHKIRYFVTGSVAGMFYGEPRLTNDIDIVVQPFQNQIRGFCDSFPEGEYYLSEEAVREAITARGQFNIIHPASGLKVDVIVAADTPFNESRFSRSVRIKPGPEFEAVFAAVEDVIVKKLEAYKTGESEKHLRDIASMLKISGESVDRSYITSWAVRLGLESLWNAIESGSRPA; encoded by the coding sequence ATGGAGCAATCTGATCTGCTCCGGTTCGTCGTCGGCGTGCTCGATCGACATAAAATCCGCTATTTCGTGACCGGCTCCGTCGCGGGCATGTTCTATGGTGAGCCTCGTCTTACGAACGACATCGATATTGTCGTTCAACCGTTTCAAAACCAAATTCGCGGTTTTTGTGATTCATTCCCAGAAGGTGAGTATTATCTGAGCGAAGAAGCCGTCCGCGAGGCCATCACGGCGCGAGGGCAGTTCAACATCATTCACCCCGCCTCGGGTCTCAAGGTAGACGTGATCGTTGCCGCGGACACGCCGTTTAATGAGAGTCGCTTTTCGAGGTCAGTGCGAATAAAGCCCGGGCCCGAGTTTGAGGCGGTATTCGCGGCCGTTGAGGATGTCATCGTCAAGAAGCTGGAAGCGTATAAGACCGGCGAGTCAGAGAAGCACCTTCGCGATATTGCAAGCATGCTGAAAATCAGCGGCGAAAGTGTGGATCGAAGCTATATCACTTCGTGGGCTGTACGACTGGGTCTGGAGAGTCTTTGGAACGCCATTGAGTCTGGGAGCCGGCCTGCGTAA